One window from the genome of Myxococcales bacterium encodes:
- a CDS encoding acyl--CoA ligase: MTLLYQWLEKAAKDQGNNKAVVYRDNYLSWRGLLHRVDRRAQELKSIGITKDAWVGLMLGNVPDFVILALAFSKLGTVVVPIDPTTGSRELELMLQAAPLRALVTRPRGSEGSISASGTSVPIATATRSKPLKGAPPPPVANPTDAAEVRRRLQGTLLTCSIYKREVRKVPGDPIAVLFTADSLGDPKGVVRTPATTNAAFANAQTALGLTSGDTFLVASPLFHAYGWDLGFLPALRLGATILLEEETSGRRIGKILRDHETTVFPGTPVMFGELARLPTAKKLETPNTRFLSSGSKLEASVADEFAAAWGVPVLSCYHATESGIVAVDRDGKTPGSVGALVEGMEVRITVAEAPEPAPAAAPPAAARKTKAPAAKVAKPAKASALKPQVVGKDGAIWLRSKSLATTAVGPFEITGKPKGPVGIGELDKEGWLRTGDLGHVDKHGRLTLTGREDDIVKIEGKRVALGEIEGCLEAFAKVKQAKVSVVSDPLGGPTVIARIVLQGKCTADELIDHCARNLAPYKVPRRIEFLDAL, encoded by the coding sequence ATGACGCTTCTGTATCAATGGCTCGAAAAGGCCGCGAAAGACCAAGGCAACAACAAGGCGGTGGTGTATCGCGACAACTACTTGTCGTGGCGCGGCCTGCTGCATCGGGTGGATCGGCGCGCCCAGGAGCTTAAGAGCATCGGCATCACCAAGGATGCCTGGGTAGGCCTGATGCTCGGCAACGTCCCAGACTTTGTCATCTTGGCCCTCGCGTTTTCGAAATTGGGGACGGTGGTCGTGCCCATCGACCCAACCACCGGCAGCCGCGAGCTTGAACTCATGTTGCAGGCCGCGCCGCTGCGCGCGCTGGTGACGCGCCCGCGCGGCAGCGAAGGCAGCATCAGCGCCAGCGGTACCTCAGTGCCCATCGCCACCGCGACGCGCAGCAAGCCGCTCAAAGGGGCGCCGCCACCACCTGTTGCCAATCCCACCGACGCCGCTGAGGTCCGTCGCCGGCTACAAGGCACGTTGCTGACCTGTTCAATTTACAAGCGCGAGGTCCGCAAGGTGCCAGGCGATCCCATCGCCGTGCTCTTTACCGCCGATTCGCTTGGCGACCCCAAGGGGGTCGTGCGCACGCCGGCGACGACGAACGCCGCGTTTGCCAATGCCCAAACCGCGCTGGGGCTGACTAGCGGCGATACCTTCTTGGTGGCGTCGCCGCTATTTCATGCGTACGGCTGGGACCTTGGTTTTCTGCCCGCGCTGCGGCTGGGTGCGACCATCCTGCTCGAAGAAGAGACCTCTGGCCGACGCATCGGCAAGATTCTCCGCGATCACGAGACGACGGTGTTCCCCGGCACGCCCGTCATGTTTGGCGAGCTGGCGCGACTCCCGACGGCTAAAAAGCTAGAGACCCCCAATACGCGTTTCTTGTCGTCGGGATCAAAACTTGAGGCGAGCGTTGCCGATGAATTCGCCGCCGCGTGGGGCGTTCCCGTGCTGTCTTGTTATCACGCGACGGAGAGCGGCATCGTCGCCGTCGATCGCGACGGCAAGACGCCAGGCTCGGTTGGCGCGCTGGTTGAAGGCATGGAGGTCCGGATCACCGTAGCCGAGGCCCCCGAACCAGCGCCGGCGGCGGCCCCCCCTGCCGCCGCGCGTAAAACCAAGGCACCTGCCGCCAAAGTAGCTAAGCCAGCGAAGGCCAGCGCGCTAAAACCGCAAGTCGTCGGCAAAGATGGCGCGATTTGGCTGCGCAGCAAGTCATTGGCGACCACGGCCGTCGGGCCGTTTGAAATCACGGGCAAACCCAAGGGCCCCGTTGGCATTGGCGAACTCGACAAAGAGGGGTGGCTGCGTACCGGCGATCTGGGCCATGTCGACAAGCACGGCCGGCTCACCCTAACCGGTCGCGAAGACGACATCGTCAAGATCGAGGGCAAGCGCGTCGCGCTCGGCGAAATCGAGGGCTGCCTCGAGGCGTTTGCCAAGGTCAAGCAGGCCAAGGTCAGCGTGGTCAGCGATCCACTCGGCGGCCCAACCGTCATCGCGCGCATCGTGTTGCAGGGCAAGTGCACGGCCGACGAGCTGATCGACCACTGCGCGCGCAACTTAGCGCCTTACAAAGTGCCACGCCGGATCGAATTCCTCGACGCGCTCTAG
- a CDS encoding DEAD/DEAH box helicase, translating to MATTTDVRTVPTLAVRGIGEVFAAQLAATGITTAYDLLWFIPRAYRDFRIVWSLGELYAAESAPSHLAVGAEIHKSKVVRGRGHGRTWIEAELRDEAAAGHRVIARWFGMPAGFAQQLRPGQRVVLAGAVQRGAGSGTVSGGSAKPAYAFANPRLCKADVVPGLVPVYGHVEGIAAGRLRLAVQACVRQFAHAVADETPGDVLAEVGLPALRDAFAALHDPNTIAGLSDAEVAELGLRQSRWHRRLLWSECFALGVRFAVERERLAAQRAPMIAVPEALAAELGAALPFALTEGQAMAVADIGRDLALPTPMRRLLVGDVGSGKTAVAFAAMLQTVRAGYQAALIAPTEVLAAQHAATLGAWATRLGLGVEVFTGTMSTAQQTAARTRLREGAVSLVVGTHALLGNDVAFARLGLYIVDEQHRFGVAQRGVLAAKGAGGCAHGLIMSATPIPRSLALTLYGELDPTWLRDRPPGACHHRRTCS from the coding sequence ATGGCCACCACCACGGACGTGCGCACCGTGCCAACGTTGGCGGTGCGCGGCATTGGCGAGGTCTTTGCCGCGCAGCTGGCCGCGACGGGCATCACCACGGCCTATGATCTGCTGTGGTTCATTCCACGCGCGTACCGCGACTTTCGCATCGTGTGGTCGCTTGGCGAGCTGTACGCTGCCGAAAGCGCGCCGTCGCACCTCGCCGTCGGCGCTGAGATCCATAAATCAAAGGTCGTGCGCGGGCGCGGCCACGGGCGCACGTGGATCGAGGCGGAGCTACGCGATGAGGCTGCGGCGGGGCATCGCGTGATTGCGCGGTGGTTTGGCATGCCGGCGGGGTTTGCCCAGCAGCTCAGGCCTGGGCAACGCGTCGTGCTAGCGGGTGCCGTGCAACGCGGCGCTGGCAGCGGCACTGTTAGTGGCGGTAGCGCCAAGCCCGCGTACGCCTTCGCCAACCCGCGACTTTGCAAGGCCGACGTGGTGCCAGGCCTGGTCCCCGTGTACGGCCACGTTGAGGGCATCGCGGCGGGGCGGCTGCGTCTGGCGGTGCAGGCGTGCGTCAGACAATTTGCCCACGCCGTCGCCGATGAGACGCCAGGTGACGTGCTCGCCGAGGTCGGCTTGCCCGCGCTGCGCGACGCCTTTGCGGCCTTGCATGATCCAAATACGATAGCGGGACTGTCCGACGCCGAGGTTGCGGAGCTTGGGCTGCGTCAGAGCCGTTGGCATCGTCGCTTGCTGTGGAGCGAATGCTTTGCGCTGGGCGTGCGGTTTGCGGTGGAGCGCGAGCGCCTGGCTGCGCAGCGCGCGCCGATGATCGCCGTGCCCGAGGCGTTAGCTGCCGAGCTCGGCGCGGCCTTGCCATTCGCGCTGACCGAGGGGCAGGCCATGGCGGTCGCCGACATCGGTCGCGATCTGGCGCTACCCACGCCGATGCGGCGGCTCCTCGTTGGCGACGTCGGCAGCGGCAAGACCGCGGTGGCGTTTGCGGCGATGTTGCAAACGGTCCGCGCGGGCTATCAGGCGGCCTTGATCGCGCCCACCGAGGTGCTCGCCGCGCAACATGCGGCGACGCTCGGCGCTTGGGCCACACGCCTAGGTCTGGGCGTCGAGGTCTTCACCGGCACGATGAGCACGGCGCAGCAGACGGCGGCGCGGACGCGCCTGCGCGAGGGCGCGGTGTCGCTCGTGGTTGGCACGCACGCATTGCTCGGCAACGACGTCGCGTTTGCAAGGCTTGGGCTGTACATCGTCGACGAGCAGCATCGGTTCGGGGTCGCGCAACGGGGCGTGCTGGCGGCCAAAGGCGCGGGTGGCTGCGCCCACGGGCTCATCATGAGCGCGACGCCCATCCCGCGCAGCCTTGCGCTTACGCTGTATGGCGAGCTTGACCCAACGTGGCTTCGCGATCGCCCGCCAGGCGCGTGCCACCATCGACGCACGTGTTCGTAG
- a CDS encoding FHA domain-containing protein gives MDQSKKTMRHFYCRDVLWETFEQMAADFDCSVDYLVNESMRYYARSKNYQSGSSVSLPQQGGRVASPRSAALTNPPAIARRTGAQPVPRTDTEGTAEAAPSMAQAAAASGVGEVGTLFLSYDGQRYPITKDQFIIGRGSKTSDLAIKDGNISRKHAAIIRRNGAFYIKDLGSTNGIDYKGMRIDNKRIDDGDIFHICDYELRFSYQDE, from the coding sequence ATGGACCAAAGCAAGAAAACGATGCGCCATTTCTACTGCCGGGATGTCCTGTGGGAGACGTTCGAGCAGATGGCGGCCGATTTTGATTGCTCGGTCGACTATTTAGTTAACGAATCAATGCGCTACTACGCGCGCTCAAAAAATTACCAATCGGGCTCCTCGGTGAGCCTGCCGCAGCAAGGTGGCCGCGTGGCCTCGCCGCGCAGCGCCGCGCTCACCAACCCGCCCGCGATCGCGCGGCGAACCGGTGCTCAGCCGGTGCCCCGCACCGACACCGAGGGTACGGCGGAGGCCGCGCCCAGCATGGCGCAGGCCGCGGCGGCCAGCGGCGTCGGCGAGGTTGGCACGTTGTTTTTGTCCTACGACGGGCAACGCTATCCCATCACCAAAGATCAATTTATCATCGGGCGCGGTAGCAAGACGTCGGACCTCGCGATCAAAGACGGCAACATCTCGCGCAAGCACGCCGCCATCATCCGCCGCAATGGTGCCTTTTATATCAAAGACCTCGGCTCGACCAATGGCATCGACTACAAGGGCATGCGGATCGACAACAAGCGCATCGATGACGGCGACATCTTTCACATCTGCGACTACGAGCTGCGCTTTAGCTATCAGGACGAATAG